A window of the Buchnera aphidicola (Periphyllus koelreuteriae) genome harbors these coding sequences:
- the rsmH gene encoding 16S rRNA (cytosine(1402)-N(4))-methyltransferase RsmH has product MHIPVLLKESIKSLNIKKNGIYIDATFGSGGHSKEILKKIGKNGNLYAIDRDPESIKIANNIKDSRFHIIQGLFSNIFKYCKKFKILKKINGIIVDLGMSSIQLNNKKRGFSFKKNGPLDMRMNQKEGISASQWLMNSNQKKISYILKKYGEEKYAKQIAYNIVKNNKKNPIINTYQLSKIILHSTPYQKKNSSRRSFQAIRIYLNNELNELKNFLNNITNILAPNGKLCIISFHSLEDRIIKQFMFKNSRKIPNLPISIPLTEKELIKINIKKNILKIYKKIFPSKKEILYNSRSRSAILRIAKLKK; this is encoded by the coding sequence ATGCATATTCCAGTATTATTAAAAGAATCTATTAAATCCTTAAATATCAAAAAAAATGGAATTTATATTGATGCAACATTTGGTTCAGGTGGTCATAGTAAAGAAATTTTAAAAAAAATTGGAAAAAATGGAAATTTATATGCCATTGATCGAGATCCTGAATCAATAAAAATAGCAAACAATATAAAAGATTCTAGATTTCATATTATTCAAGGATTATTTTCAAATATTTTTAAATATTGTAAAAAATTTAAAATTTTAAAAAAAATAAATGGAATAATAGTAGATTTAGGAATGTCTTCTATACAATTAAATAATAAAAAAAGAGGATTTTCTTTTAAAAAAAATGGTCCATTAGATATGCGAATGAATCAAAAAGAAGGAATTTCAGCATCTCAATGGTTAATGAATTCTAATCAAAAAAAAATTTCTTATATTTTAAAAAAATATGGAGAAGAAAAATACGCAAAACAAATTGCATATAATATTGTAAAAAATAATAAAAAAAATCCAATAATAAATACATATCAACTTTCAAAAATTATATTACATTCAACACCATATCAAAAAAAAAATTCTTCAAGAAGAAGTTTTCAAGCTATTAGAATTTATCTAAATAACGAATTAAATGAATTAAAAAATTTTTTAAATAATATTACAAATATTTTAGCTCCTAATGGAAAATTATGTATAATTAGTTTTCATTCTTTAGAAGATAGAATTATTAAACAATTTATGTTTAAAAATAGTCGAAAAATACCTAATTTACCTATTTCTATTCCATTAACAGAAAAGGAATTAATCAAAATAAATATAAAAAAAAATATATTAAAAATATATAAAAAAATATTTCCTTCAAAAAAAGAAATTTTATATAACTCCAGATCAAGAAGTGCTATTCTTCGAATAGCTAAATTAAAAAAATAA
- the ilvN gene encoding acetolactate synthase small subunit, producing MIKKNLLILLENQSDVLSRIINIFFKTGYQIKNISISKQKKDKTLSYMNIQVLGKKKFIPQIIKQLYKLIDVLKITILNKKKYIEREILLIKIKIKKKNIEKIKILIKKFKIKIVSIYKKKYILQIVNKKSKIQKLLKIIQTIGNIIKISRSGLIAISRIKKFKHN from the coding sequence ATGATTAAAAAAAATTTATTAATCTTATTAGAAAATCAATCAGATGTTTTATCTAGAATAATAAATATATTTTTTAAAACTGGATATCAAATTAAAAATATTTCTATATCTAAACAAAAAAAAGATAAAACATTATCTTATATGAATATTCAAGTCTTAGGAAAAAAAAAATTTATTCCACAAATAATTAAACAATTATATAAATTAATTGATGTTTTAAAAATTACTATTCTAAATAAAAAAAAATATATAGAAAGAGAAATACTTTTAATAAAAATAAAAATTAAAAAAAAAAATATAGAAAAAATAAAGATATTAATAAAAAAATTTAAAATAAAAATAGTTTCTATTTATAAAAAAAAATATATATTACAAATAGTAAATAAAAAAAGTAAAATACAAAAATTATTAAAAATAATTCAAACAATTGGAAATATAATTAAAATATCTAGATCAGGTTTAATTGCAATTTCTAGAATTAAAAAATTTAAACATAATTAA
- the ilvB gene encoding biosynthetic-type acetolactate synthase large subunit has product MKIFSGAEIVVKSLIDQKIKYIFGYPGGAVLEIYDALNRINKIKHILVRHEQAATHMADGYARSTGKTGVVLVTSGPGATNSITGIATAYMDSIPMIIISGQVDLKLIGYDSFQECDMIGISRPIVKHSFLVKKIEDIPLIIKKSFFIASTGRPGPVVIDLPKNILSSEKKRPYHSPNYVKIRSYKTKIKINKVIIKKAFQIIINSKKPVIYIGGGVINSNSSKELKYFSEKINAPVTSSLMGLGGFPGTHKQSLGMLGMHGTYSANMSMHYSDVIFALGVRFDDRTTNNIKKYCPNSTIIHVDIDPSSISKTIKAKIEIIGDIKKILKKFNSLLKKYKKINKKKLIPWWNKIIQWNKINIFKNKNNEKNIKPQNVIKIIYKLTQGKFYITSDVGQHQMFSALYYLFDKPRKWINSGGLGTMGFGFPAALGVKLAFPKKNVICITGDGSIQMNIQELSTAMQYNLPILILNLNNSSLGMVKQWQDIIYSGRYSQSYMKSLPNFIKLVQSYGHIGISISKNNELKKKLKKSLKYLSKNKLVFVDIKIDKSEHVYPMQIKGGSMKDMKLKKK; this is encoded by the coding sequence ATGAAAATTTTTTCTGGAGCTGAAATTGTTGTAAAATCATTAATTGATCAAAAAATAAAATATATTTTTGGATATCCAGGAGGGGCTGTTTTAGAAATATATGATGCATTGAATAGAATAAATAAAATTAAACATATACTAGTTCGACATGAACAAGCTGCAACTCATATGGCTGATGGTTATGCTAGATCTACAGGAAAAACTGGTGTAGTTTTAGTCACATCAGGACCAGGAGCAACTAATTCTATTACAGGAATTGCTACAGCTTATATGGATTCAATCCCAATGATTATTATTTCTGGTCAAGTTGATTTAAAACTTATTGGATATGATTCTTTTCAAGAATGCGATATGATAGGAATTTCTAGACCAATAGTTAAACATAGTTTTCTAGTAAAAAAAATAGAAGATATTCCATTAATTATCAAAAAATCATTTTTTATTGCTTCTACAGGAAGACCAGGACCTGTAGTAATAGATTTACCAAAAAATATTTTATCTTCAGAAAAAAAAAGACCTTATCATTCTCCTAATTATGTTAAGATTCGTTCTTATAAAACAAAAATTAAAATAAACAAAGTTATAATAAAAAAAGCTTTTCAAATAATTATTAATTCAAAAAAACCAGTAATATATATTGGTGGGGGAGTTATAAATTCTAATAGTTCAAAAGAATTAAAATATTTTTCAGAAAAAATAAATGCTCCAGTTACTAGTTCTTTAATGGGTTTAGGAGGATTTCCAGGAACTCATAAACAAAGTCTTGGAATGTTAGGCATGCATGGAACATATTCTGCTAATATGAGTATGCATTATTCAGATGTTATTTTTGCATTAGGAGTAAGATTTGATGATAGAACAACAAATAATATAAAAAAATATTGTCCAAATTCAACTATTATTCATGTAGATATAGATCCATCTTCAATTTCAAAAACAATTAAAGCAAAAATTGAAATAATAGGTGATATAAAAAAAATATTAAAAAAATTTAATTCTCTTTTAAAAAAATATAAAAAAATTAATAAAAAAAAATTAATTCCATGGTGGAATAAAATAATTCAATGGAATAAAATTAATATTTTTAAAAATAAAAATAATGAAAAAAATATTAAACCACAAAATGTTATTAAAATTATTTATAAATTAACACAAGGAAAATTTTATATTACTTCTGATGTTGGTCAACATCAAATGTTTTCAGCATTATATTATTTATTTGATAAACCAAGAAAATGGATTAATTCAGGAGGTTTAGGAACAATGGGTTTTGGATTCCCAGCTGCTTTAGGAGTAAAGTTAGCGTTTCCAAAAAAAAATGTTATTTGCATCACAGGAGATGGAAGTATACAAATGAATATTCAAGAATTATCTACTGCAATGCAATATAATTTACCTATTTTAATATTAAATTTAAATAATAGTTCTTTAGGAATGGTAAAACAATGGCAAGATATTATATATTCTGGAAGATATTCACAATCATATATGAAATCTTTACCAAACTTTATAAAACTTGTTCAATCATATGGACATATTGGAATATCAATTTCAAAAAATAATGAATTAAAAAAAAAATTAAAAAAATCTCTTAAATATCTTTCTAAAAATAAACTTGTTTTTGTAGATATAAAAATTGATAAATCAGAACATGTTTATCCAATGCAAATTAAAGGAGGATCAATGAAAGATATGAAACTTAAAAAAAAATAA